A single region of the Hylaeus volcanicus isolate JK05 chromosome 5, UHH_iyHylVolc1.0_haploid, whole genome shotgun sequence genome encodes:
- the LOC128877499 gene encoding uncharacterized protein LOC128877499 — MNTWNISNSDEFVGPCSCTSEITQETTDEKVNIYSLGMNTISEHTDDTSKTVNETETQNETTVTESTTENTEGTESLADTLEKRNAKAPSYHGKFDESSEYEGQSDLEETKKETTNVSETGRNEVRMKGGASMKEDARRSIARRGTEKTSTLAEEDSTKLLDPLAGLEVFDVHKKSKRRPRRTGLETIMKREVEEKKIEENNAEEKVTKEEKAEKKKTKEKEAEDEKGTDKNAEEKRTMEKKAEKKETEEPPDVDDKTKKRSVDAQTVGSKMDKATDLPDKSKYTQTKFHKYDGKMKSENTGRDSVTPDAKGSEKDLKEEVTEGKDKSSKRKKRGEKRLKCEDEKSPRRSRWKQSSEKDRLDKATAVLCERSTDRRRETEKWNQSTDKYSPYDRRTQYPVQQYSDQFSRMGDVSWNDRFEENDFSWTCRSHPCNYQPDICSKCVSERRDDVFRHLRDSTESSIRRFEMPMVKKYLPMYQSPELIEELKKHDRMKLIREREARSRRQASSPRTPVSVSVCSKIGYQKPKRIVTCHPPGSLVDEDNRLPYQETQAYKNVLCEFRKTEHRRRPENREETEPLINLSKRADKSKKVKQLYPSPGRKRKKSDTVKKFANKIITSIRPVTCKKHKCKSHAQNLTLEEMDTSRYDYSLDPEVLSDVSPCKCSKEASTSADETTDNNDSTQ, encoded by the exons ATGAACACATGGAATATATCAAATAGCGACGAATTCGTg GGTCCTTGTTCCTGCACCTCAGAAATCACTCAGGAAACAACAGACGagaaagttaatatttattcattaggAATGAACACTATATCGGAACACACGGACGATACGTCTAAAACTGTAAACGAAACAGAAACCCAAAATGAAACGACTGTTACCGAAAGTACTACAGAAAACACAGAGGGAACGGAAAGTTTGGCGGACACTTTGGAAAAACGCAATGCGAAGGCTCCGAGTTATCACGGGAAATTCGACGAATCTTCCGAATACGAGGGGCAGAGCGATTtggaagaaacgaagaaagagacGACAAACGTTAGTGAAACTGGACGAAACGAAGTTAGGATGAAAGGTGGTGCGTCCATGAAAGAGGATGCAAGAAGATCGATAGCTCGTAGAGGGACTGAGAAAACTTCCACACTTGCGGAAGAGGATAGTACGAAGTTACTCGATCCACTAGCGGGCTTGGAAGTGTTTGACGTTCACAAAAAATCGAAGAGAAGGCCTAGACGCACTGGACTCGAGACAATTATGAAACGAGAAGtggaagagaagaaaattgaagagaatAATGCTGAAGAGAAAGTAACTAAGGAGGAAAAGGCTGAGAAGAAGAAAACCAAAGAGAAGGAAGCCGAAGACGAAAAGGGTACGGATAAAAATGCTGAAGAGAAAAGAACCATGGAGAAAAAAGCTGAAAAGAAGGAGACTGAAGAACCTCCGGATGTAGATGacaaaactaaaaaaagatcCGTCGATGCGCAAACTGTTGGATCGAAGATGGACAAAGCCACCGATTTACCCGATAAAAGCAAATATACGCAAACAAAATTCCATAAGTACGATGGcaaaatgaaaagtgaaaacaCTGGAAGAGATAGTGTAACTCCAGATGCAAAAGGTTCTGAGAAGGATTTGAAAGAAGAGGTCACCGAAGGAAAGGATAAGtcttcgaaaaggaagaagcgCGGAGAGAAAAG ATTAAAATGCGAAGACGAGAAGTCACCTCGAAGATCGAGGTGGAAACAATCAAGCGAGAAAGATAGATTGGACAAAGCTACTGCAGTCTTGTGTGAAAGATCGACAGACAGAAGAAGGgaaacagaaaaatggaaTCAGAGCACAGATAAATATTCTCCATATGACCGTCGTACGCAGTATCCTGTACAACAATATTCTGATCAGTTCTCTCGAATGGGTGATGTTTCGTGGAATGATCGatttgaagaaaatgatttttcatg GACCTGTCGATCCCATCCCTGTAATTATCAACCAGATATTTGCAGCAAATGTGTTTCTGAGCGCCGCGACGATGTTTTCAGACACCTCAGAGATTCTACAGAATCATCGATAAGAAG GTTTGAAATGCCTAtggtaaagaaatatttacctatGTACCAAAGTCCGGAGTTAATTGAAGAACTGAAAAAGCAtgatcgaatgaaattaattcgcgaAAGGGAAGCCAGGAGTCGCAGACAAGCGAGCTCCCCTCGAACTCCGGTTTCTGTATCGGTTTGTTCAAAAATAGGTTACCAAAAACCCAAACGTATCGTTACGTGCCACCCTCCAGGTTCC TTGGTTGACGAAGATAATAGACTCCCTTATCAAGAGACGCAAGCTTATAAAAACGTGTTGTGTGAGTTTCGAAAGACCGAGCATCGGAGACGTCCCGAAAATCGCGAAGAAACCGAACCCCTGATAAATTTGTCCAAAAGAGCGGATAAATCCAAAAAAGTGAAGCAATTGTATCCATCTCCAGGTCGAAAGCGTAAAAAATCTGATACCGTAAAGAAATTCgctaacaaaataattacgtCGATCAgg CCTGTCACGTGTAAAAAACACAAGTGCAAGAGTCATGCTCAGAATTTAACGTTGGAAGAAATGGATACTTCGCGTTACGATTATTCGTTAGATCCGGAGGTTTTGAGCGATGTATCCCCTTGCAAATGCTCAAAAGAGGCTTCTACTTCTGCTGATGAAACGACAGATAACAACGACTCGACTCAATGA